The segment CGTCCAGTGGGGGATTGACTGGGAGAAGGGCGGGGTCTTCTGCGAGGGGCCGAACCACGGCCCCGCCCGCGAGCGGAACAAGGAGTTCTGGCAGCAGGCGGAATGCCTGATCGGTTTCTCGGACGCCTACCTGATCTTCGGCGAGGAGAAGTACTGGAAGGCCTATTACAACCTCCACCGCTTTGTGATGGACGTGATGATCAACCATCCGGTGGGCGAGTGGTGGCCCCTGTTCGACGAGAACAACACCCTTCTCTGGACCCACATGGCCCATGCCTGGAAGATCAACTACCACACCGTCCGCTCCGCCATCCAGACGGAGCGCCGCCTCAACAAGATTCTCTCAGTGCTTGACGCCTGACGGACGGGGCTGCAAAAAAGCGCCGCAGCGCCCCGAAAGGGCCGCCGCGGCGCTGTCGTTTGCGCGGGGTCACCGGCCGCGCTGCCGGAGCAGCGCCACCAAGTCCTCCACCTCGTCGGTCTGGATGCCGTCCACGCCCATGGAGAGCATTTTCTCCCAGGTCTCCGGGCCGCCGTCGTCCACAAACAGCAGCGCGCCCGCCTCATGGGTCCGCGCAACCAGTCCCGGGGTGAGGTTGTCCCAGGAGGAGGCGACCACGGAAGGGGAGAGGAGGGACACGACCCGCGGCAGGTTCTTCTCGTCGCCCGGGTCGGGCATGGGCAGGCACTCCGCGCAGGCGTCCCGGAGCTTGCGGAGCTGCCCGGCCCCGGCATACCAGACGGCGTCCTCCGCCATGCCCGCCTTCCTGAGCATGCCGGCCACCACGGCGGGGTCCGCGGCCTTGAGGTCCACATAAATCCCGATGCGCCCCCGGCAGACTTCCAGAATCTCCTCGAACGTGGGGATGCGGGTCTCCGCCCACTCCGGGCCGACGCGGCTTCCGATGTCCAGGGCCTTCAGCTCCGCCAGCGTGAAGTCGGCCACCTTCCCTTTGGCGCCTTTTGCATAGGAATCCACCGTGTCGTTGTGCATGCTGACGATGCGGCCGTCCTTGGTGGTCCGCAGGTCCACCTCGACAAAATCCGCGCCCAACTCGATGGCCTTCTCGTAGGCCGAAATCGTGTTCTCGGGAATCCCGGCGTGCGCCCCCCGGTGGGCGATGACATGCACGCCCCCCTGGCGGGGGGGACGCTCCAGCCGGGGGCAGGGGTCCGCCGCCCAAACGGTCAGCGCGGCGGCCGCAAGCGCCAGCGCGCAGGGCAGGAGGCGGGCCCGCATTAGTACCTCACGTCGCGGTTGAGGAGCTGCATGAACTCGTGCCGCGTGATCTCGTCGTCGTGGAAGCTGCCCAGGACGGTGGAGGTGGTCATGACGGAGTTCTGCTTTTCCACGCCGCGCATCATGGAGCACAGGTGGCGGCATTCCAGCACCACGCCGACGCCCTCAGCCTGGGTGTGGTCCATGACCGCGCGGGCAATCTGGGCCGTGAGCCGCTCCTGGATCTGGAGGCGGCGGGCGTAGAAGTCCACGATCCGGGCGATCTTGCTCAGGCCGATCACCTTCTTGCGCGCGATGTACCCGACATGCGCCCGCCCGAAGAAGGGCAGCATATGGTGCTCGCAGAGACTGTACATTTCGATGTCCCGCGAAATGATCATGTTGTTGGACTCGGCCTGGAAGACGGCGTTGTTGATCACATCCTCCATGCGCTGCCCGTAGCCCGACGTGAGAAACTGCAGGGCCTTCGCGTAGCGCATCGGGGTCTTCAGCAGCCCCTCGCGCCCGGGATCCTCCCCGATCTCCACCAGCAATTCCCGCATCAACTGGGAAACCCGTTCAAGATTCATCGTTCAACCATCTCCCTGATTCGTTCGGAAAATGCGTCCGCCCTGCGGCACGCCGCGACGGCGTCCGGGTCCGCAAGGCCGCGAAGAAGGCGGCCCGTGCCCGGAACAGCGAGGTCTGGGTCCAGCTCCAGCGCCGCAGCCGCCAGAAAGGGGCGCTCCCAGAGGTGCGGGTCCGGCAGGACCATGCCGGCCCCCGGGCACGCACGATCCCCATACAATAGCACATCAAGGTCGAGCGTGCGGGCGGCATAGGCGTCCGCCGTGCGCTCGCGCCCCCTGGCCGCCTCCACCGGACGCAGGATTTCATCCCTGAGCGCGGCGGGGCCGTCCCCGTGCTCCACCACAACGACGCCGTTCAAATAGTCCGGCTGTTCCGGCCGCCCGATGGGCGCGGTGACGTAGAAAGGGGAGACCGCAACAATGCGGACCCGGCGCCCCAGCAGAAGCAGGCCCTCCGCAATGTTCTCCTCGGGGTCTATGTTGGATCCGACCCCGACGAGGCAGCGCTCCATGTCAGGCCCGTCCCAGATCGGCGCGGGTGCGGGAAATCTCCACGGCGACGCTGCGGGCGAAGCGCAGGGCGCCCGGCTTGTCCACCGTCACCTCGACGCGCTCCACGCGGGGATCCTCCAGGCAGAGGCGGGCCGCCTCCTCGGCGAGCCGCTCGACCAGCAGGAACTCCGACTCCTCCGCCATGGCGACCACCCGTTTCTTGACCTGCTTGTAGTCCACCGTGTCCCGGATGTCGTCGGAGGCGCAGGCCGCCCGGTAGTCCGCGTGAAGCGTGATGTTGAAAATCACATCCTGCCGCGCCACGCGCTCCTCGGGGAAAATCCCCACAATGCACCGCACCTGGAGGTCGCGGATATGTATCCTGTCCAGCCGCCGCTCAGTCATACATTGCCCCCCTCAGGTGTCTTCCGCCGTCCACATAGATGACCTGCCCCGTGACAAAGGGACTCGCCACAAGAAACAGCACCGCGCGCGCGACATCCCCGCCGCGCCCGTGCGCGTTCAGCGGGTTGGTGTGCGCGAGGGCGCGCAGATAGGACTCGTCCTTTCCCTCCGGGGGAAGCACCAGCCCCGGCGCCACGGCGTTCACGCGCACCAGCGGCGCGTACTCCACCGCCATGTCGCGCGTCAGGGTGAAAAGCATCCGCTTGGAAAGGTGGTAGGGCAGGTGCTTGCGGTCGTAGTCCCGGATCATCGTGTCCAGCAGGTTGACAATCACCCCGGCGCGCCCCTGCCGCGCGAAGGCGCGCGACGCGTGAAAGGGGGCGAGGGCGTTGATGTCCACGTGCCGGTGGACGGACGCGGCGGACATCCCGTCGAGCGTCTCCTCCTCGAAAAGGGAGGCGCTGTTGACCAGAATGTCCAGCGGACCGGCCTCCGCGACCGCCCGGTCCACCAGCGCCTCGCCCTGGAGGGGGTCCGAGAGATCGGCCTTAAGCACTGCCACCGCCGTACCGCCGGACCCCAGCTCCGCCTCAAGTTCGCGGGTTTCCCTGTCCGAGTTTCGGCAATGGAGGACCAAAGAGGCCCCCTCCGCAGCGAGGGCGCGGGCGATGTCCCGGCCGAGGCGCCTGCCCGCGCCGGTCACCAGCGCCCTGCGTCCCTCCAGTGTCCGCGCCGGCGTCATGCCTATTCCCCCGCCTTCTTCTCGGGCGCCTTCTCCCACCGGGGCTCCATCTCAAGAAACAGGGTCCGGATGCCGCGCACCACCTTGAAGACGAGCGACCGCTGGGCCTGCTCCTCCACGCCCTTCATGATTTCCTTCGCCGTGTCCACGTCCTTCGACGGCGCGCCGTTCATCTCCACGATCAGGTCGCCCGGCTGGAGCGTGCCCAGGGCCGCCCAGCCCCCGGGCTGCACCTGCTCCACCAGCACGCCCTCCTGCGTGTCCGCCCAGCGCTCCGTGGTGCGGTCGCGCAGGGTGATGTCGCGCACTGTGAACTCGAAGGTCTCGTTGGTGTAGCGCTTCATCTCCTTCGCCGTCTTGGGCGACCGGGCCAGCACTGCGGGAACCTTCACCTCGGCGCCGTCCCGGCGCACCTCCAGCTCCGCCGTGCCGCCGATGGAATACTGCCGGATGAGGGTCTCCAGCTCCGAGCTGTCCTCGGGGTTCGACGCCGTCAGGGCCTGCCCGTCCACCGAAAAGATCAGGTCCCCCGGACGCAGGGTGTCCCCGGCCTCGGGATACACGAAAGTCACGCGGAAGCCCTTGCGGCCGGCCACGCCGAGGGAGTCGGCGATGTCCTTGGTCAGCACCTGCGTCTCCACGGGAAGCCACGCCTTCTGGGCCTCGCGGCCGGGGTCCATCAGCTCGCGCACCCCCACCTTCACCACTGTCACCAGCCGCTCGGTCTTCCGGTCAAACTCGGCCAGCACGGGAATCGGGGCCGTCTGGTCCTTTGTGAGGGCCTCCGTGGCCTCCATGAATTCCTTGACGCTTTTCACCGGCGCGCCCCCGATGGAAACGAGCACGTCCTCCCATTCCAGGGGGGGCTTCGCTTCCGAGGAGGGGCCGCCCGGCCGCACAGACGTCACGAGCACGCCGTCGGAGTCCTTCCGCTTCATTTCCCGGGCCTTCATGAACGAGATGTCCCGGACCGTGATTCCCCACTGCGTCTGCTCGAACTGTTTCGGCTCGTAGGGCTCCCGCGGGACGGGGGTCACCGTCAATTCAACGGGGGCGTCCGCGCGCTCGACCACCGCGGCCACGGGGGCGCCCACCGCCAGGCCGGCGGCCAGACGGTTGAAATCGGGAAGCTGTTCCGGAAACCGGACATCCACCGGGGTGCCCGCCAGGGAGATCAGGCGGTCCCCCGGCTGGAACCCCGCCGCCTCGGCCGGCGAGTCCTTCACCACCGTGGCGACCAGGGCGCCGGTCCCCCGCGTGTCCGACTTGAGGCGCGGCTGCAGCTCAAGGCCCAGCCAGGCCCGCGCGACGCTCCCCGTCGCGATCAGCGCCTCGGCCACCTCGCGCGCAAGGTTGCCGGGAATCGCGCCGCCCAGCCCCATCTTGATCTCGTTGATGCCGATCACCTCGCCCTGGAGATTGACCAGCGGGCCGCCGCTGTTTCCGGGGAAGATGTCCGCGTCGTGGCCGATCCACCGGACCAGCGCGCCGACGTTCTCCCCGTCCTGGGAAAGGCCGCCGTCCATCCACGCGGGCATGATCACCTCGCTGTTGCTGACAATGCCCAGCGTCACGGACTGCGAGAGGGAGAGCGGGCTGCCCATGGCAAGCACATGGTCGCCCATCCGCATGAGCGACGAGTCGCCGAAGGGCACCACCGGAAACTTGCGGTCCCCCGCGCCCTTCAGCCTGATCACCGCAATGTCGGTCATCGGGTCCGTGCCCACCAGCTCGGCCTCCATCTCCGTCTTGTCCGCAAAGGTGCACTTGAGGTGCTTCGCATGCCCGGCCACATGGTGGTTGGTGATGATGTGGCCGTCCTCGCGGATGATCGCGCCGCTGCCGGAGGACTCGTTCTTCAGCTCCCTGCCGTCGTTGTAGTAGGTGTCCACCACATGGATGCGCACCAGCGCCGGCTTCACCCGGCCCACGGCCTCCTTGATGGTTCCCGCAAGTCCCGGCTCCTCCGAGGGGGCCTGAGCGAGGCCGGCGGTGGACACCGCCGCAAACAGCGCGGCCATGCAGTAAACCATTCGCGAAAAGCGCCGGAGGGGGTGGGTGGTCATGCGTCTTCTCCCTTTTTTGGCCTTGTCACCGGGAAACGCAGAAACACAAGACGCCCCGGAGATTACAGCACGGCCTCATTGTAGAGAATACGACTCGGGAGGCTCAAGAAAGGAGGAAGAGGACGGACGGAAGGGGGTGGGAGGAACACTCGAGAGCGGGGGCGGCCGCCGTCCCGGAAGAGCAGGTACTCTTGGGAAGGGGTGACGTGAGGCAGATGTCCCGGAACAAAACGGTCCGCGCCCCGACTCTCGAAAAAAAGCCGTCAGTGGATCAGTGCATGGAGGCGGGCGACCGGCGCCGAAGAGCAGGTACTCTTGGGAAGGGGTGACGTGAGGCAGATGTCCGGCTCCGGACTCCGCCCGCCTCAAAAAACAACCATGTTGACGGCCGATGATTCAACTGTGACACGCAACGCAGCTTCAGTACGTGGTGGCATACACCTCGGAAAAGTTCGTCTCCAGGGGGCCGGAAGCGAAATCGGGCAGCACCATGATGTGCAGCAGGCCGATGTCGCTCCACCCCATGTCTTCGGGCAGGGCGAGGGAGCAGGAGGTGGACCGGATGTCCGAGAGCATCCACCCCTCAATGCGCCCCTTGAAGACGGGCCGCAGACTGTTGTCCGACACATAAACATCGTAACCGGACCGCTCCAGCGGCGCACTGCCGGGCTTCCAGCGGAAGTGAAGGGCGCGCACCGCCTGCCTGTGGGTCTCCACGACAAAGACGCGCTCGGCCCGAAGCGTCCCCGTGGCTGTCCCCAAGGCGCCGCCGCTGTTGAGGGCGATGTCCTTGTCAAGATGGGCGTCCAACGCCGCCACGCGGTCCATCAGGGGGGACACGTCGGTGCGGAAGGTGATCAGCTCTTTAAAGTCCCTTCCGAGAAGCGTCGCCTCGCCGTCCCGGAGCACCGTGAAGGTGTTGCGGTTCTCCACCTGGACTTCCCCGTGCACCACCGTGACCCGCGTCGTTTCCGGGAGAATCTCCACGCCGAACTCCGTGCCAAACACGGTGATCTGCCCGTCGCGGGTGCCGACGCGGAAATACTGCTGGCCTTTTCCGACCTTGAGATGGACCATGCCCGCCTCCAGGTGGAGGCTGCGGTCATGGTTCACACGCATCCGGCTTCCCTCAAACACGCGCGCCTCGGAGGCCCCCTTCAGGGCAAGCATCACGGCCGCACCCCCGGAAGTCTCGTACACCGTGCCGGGGACAATTCCGTCCCGCACGCGCACGGACCTGCTGCGCAGGGTGACGCTGTTGGTCTGCACGGCCCGCCCCTCGCGGTGCACCACCATTCCAACCGAGGTCGCCCCCAGGGGCTGGGTGCGGGGCCACGCGATCCAGAGCACCATGACCAGCACCGCCATCACCATCATCGCCCCCACCGGAACCCAGGAGAAGCAGCGCGACAGCAAACCGCGGCGGCGTGGATGCTTGACGCGCTCCGTCAGGTCGTGCAGGGGGGCGGACGGCTCCATCCGGGGCAGGTGTCCCACCACCGGCGCCACCAAGTCGCGGCCGAGCCGTTCCGGGGCAAAGGTCTCGTACAGGGAGGCGGCCACGGCCCGCATGATCTCCAGTTCCAGCGCGCAGTCGGGGCAGGTGGACACATGCTGGTCCACCACCAGCCGCTCCGCCGCCGTGCCGTCGCCGTCAAGGCGTCCCGGCAGCAGCCTCTTTACCCGTTCGCACGTCGCCAAGTCCGTTCCCTAACTTTCTGGGTGTCGCCAAGGGCCTCGCGAAGCTGCGCGAGCGCCCGGTGAAGCACGCCGCGCACCTCCTCCGGGGTCTCCCCCGTGAACCGCGCGATTTCCTCGTGGCTTAATTCCTGCATGTACCGGAGAATCACCGGAAGGCGATACCGCTCCGGAAGGGCGTCCACCGCGCGAAAAACGCGCTCCAGCTCCTCCGCCGCCGTCGCCTCCGTCTCGGGGCCACGCCCGCCGTCCTCGAAGGACAGCGTCACCCGCGGCGGCAGGGAAACCTCACTCCGCACACGGGACAGGTTCTTCCGAAGCCAGTTCGCCGCCGTGCGCGTGGTGATCCCCTTGAGCCACGCCCCGAATTCTCCAGGGTTGTTCAACTGTCTCAGCGACCGGTAGGCCGCCCAAAAACTTTCCTGCGCAATGTCCTCCGCCGCACCGTACCGGCCCGCATAGTAGTAGGCCGTGGCGAATACCGCCCCTTGGTACCGTCCCACGAGGACGCCGAATGCCTCGGCGTCCCCTGAGACGCTCCTCGCGACTAACTCTGCATCACCGGGGTGCATCCACAGCCCCTTGCCCTTGTGCCAACCTCACGCCCTGTAATCACCCGGAGTCGGCCAAAGCCAACTTCTGTACTTAAAGTGGTGGAACCTTTCCTGATGCGCACGGGATGTTCCAATATGGAACGGTCGCCCGCTTCCCGGGCATTTCAGGCGGTCCTGAGTGCAGGTTCATCTAATTGGGACCATGCCTCACCGGACAAATCCCAGCGAAACGCGGGGCACCAACGCCCCTCTAGATGAAATATACCAGATGCGGATCCGCCGACAGGGTGGAATACCGGGAGACGCACCCCACCACCACGGCCGCTGTCCCCGGTGCCAGGCGCACCCGCTCCGCGTCGGTGGCCAGATCGAGCCCCCCGGCCCCCGCCAGAACGATGTGAAAACTCCGGGTGTCCTTCTCCCACACGGTTTCCCCCTCCGCATGACGCCGTTCGGCCGTGAAGAACCGGCATGAGCACAACATCTCCCTCGTGCAACCGGCTTGGGGCAGGGGGTGAACAGGGGAGGGGCCGGTGCAGTCCATGTCGAAATGCGTCGCCGCGAGGGCCCTTTCCCAATGCAGTTGCCGGGGCTTCCCGGCGGCATCCACCCGGTTCCAGTCGAACACCCGGTAGGTCACATTGCTATTCTGCTGGATTTCCGCCAGCAGAATGTCCTTTCCGATGGCGTGGACCATGCCCGCCGGGACGAAATACGCGTCCCCCGGCCGCGCCGGGTGGGACCGCAGCAGCGGCGCCACCGCACCGGATTCCATCGCCGAACGGAAGGCGGAGGCGTCCCCGCCGGGCACCAGGCCGCAATAGATGCGGCTGTCCGGGGTCGCCTCCAGCACATGCCACATTTCCGTCTTGCCGCCGTCGGCCTCCCCCAGCGCAGCCGCCGTCGCGTCGTCCGGATGCACCTGCACCGAAAGCAGGTCCGCCGTGTCAATCAGTTTCAGCAGCAGGGGAAACCGCCCGTCCCGCGCGGTACGCGCCGCCGTTCCAAGCAGCGCCGTGCCGTATTCCCGGACCAGCTCCCCCAAAGTGCGCCCGGCGTGGGGGCCGGCGGAGACCACACTCTGGCATTCCGCGTGGTCCGACACCAGCCACGCCTCGCCGATGGGCGTGCCGGAAGCGGAGGGGGCCAGACGGAAACCGCCCCAGATGCGCTCGAAATAAGCGGGGGCGAAGGGCAGCAGTTCAGGGACTGTATAACGCGTCATGGGGTCTCCTTCGCCGCGGGGGCCGCCGGATAGTAGCGCGAAGCGCCCCCCGTTTCCTGCTCCCGCCGCACCTGGCCCAGGGTCTCCAGCCACTCCAGATGGCCCGCCGCCACGGAAAGCCGGAAGAACATCAGGGCGGCGGAGGGGGACGGATACAGCGCCCGCAGGGCCTCGAAGGGGGTCATTCCCTCCTCCGGCAGCAGGGCCATGATCCGGTCACAGCACCGGTCCTGGCGCGCGAGAATGGCATCCGCCACCACCGGCGCGTCGCCGAATCCCCCGCCATGGCCGGGATG is part of the Candidatus Hydrogenedentota bacterium genome and harbors:
- a CDS encoding class I mannose-6-phosphate isomerase; amino-acid sequence: MTRYTVPELLPFAPAYFERIWGGFRLAPSASGTPIGEAWLVSDHAECQSVVSAGPHAGRTLGELVREYGTALLGTAARTARDGRFPLLLKLIDTADLLSVQVHPDDATAAALGEADGGKTEMWHVLEATPDSRIYCGLVPGGDASAFRSAMESGAVAPLLRSHPARPGDAYFVPAGMVHAIGKDILLAEIQQNSNVTYRVFDWNRVDAAGKPRQLHWERALAATHFDMDCTGPSPVHPLPQAGCTREMLCSCRFFTAERRHAEGETVWEKDTRSFHIVLAGAGGLDLATDAERVRLAPGTAAVVVGCVSRYSTLSADPHLVYFI
- a CDS encoding SDR family oxidoreductase gives rise to the protein MTPARTLEGRRALVTGAGRRLGRDIARALAAEGASLVLHCRNSDRETRELEAELGSGGTAVAVLKADLSDPLQGEALVDRAVAEAGPLDILVNSASLFEEETLDGMSAASVHRHVDINALAPFHASRAFARQGRAGVIVNLLDTMIRDYDRKHLPYHLSKRMLFTLTRDMAVEYAPLVRVNAVAPGLVLPPEGKDESYLRALAHTNPLNAHGRGGDVARAVLFLVASPFVTGQVIYVDGGRHLRGAMYD
- a CDS encoding glycerophosphodiester phosphodiesterase family protein translates to MRARLLPCALALAAAALTVWAADPCPRLERPPRQGGVHVIAHRGAHAGIPENTISAYEKAIELGADFVEVDLRTTKDGRIVSMHNDTVDSYAKGAKGKVADFTLAELKALDIGSRVGPEWAETRIPTFEEILEVCRGRIGIYVDLKAADPAVVAGMLRKAGMAEDAVWYAGAGQLRKLRDACAECLPMPDPGDEKNLPRVVSLLSPSVVASSWDNLTPGLVARTHEAGALLFVDDGGPETWEKMLSMGVDGIQTDEVEDLVALLRQRGR
- the folB gene encoding dihydroneopterin aldolase, which gives rise to MTERRLDRIHIRDLQVRCIVGIFPEERVARQDVIFNITLHADYRAACASDDIRDTVDYKQVKKRVVAMAEESEFLLVERLAEEAARLCLEDPRVERVEVTVDKPGALRFARSVAVEISRTRADLGRA
- the folK gene encoding 2-amino-4-hydroxy-6-hydroxymethyldihydropteridine diphosphokinase, coding for MERCLVGVGSNIDPEENIAEGLLLLGRRVRIVAVSPFYVTAPIGRPEQPDYLNGVVVVEHGDGPAALRDEILRPVEAARGRERTADAYAARTLDLDVLLYGDRACPGAGMVLPDPHLWERPFLAAAALELDPDLAVPGTGRLLRGLADPDAVAACRRADAFSERIREMVER
- a CDS encoding sigma-70 family RNA polymerase sigma factor; protein product: MGRYQGAVFATAYYYAGRYGAAEDIAQESFWAAYRSLRQLNNPGEFGAWLKGITTRTAANWLRKNLSRVRSEVSLPPRVTLSFEDGGRGPETEATAAEELERVFRAVDALPERYRLPVILRYMQELSHEEIARFTGETPEEVRGVLHRALAQLREALGDTQKVRERTWRRANG
- a CDS encoding PDZ domain-containing protein, which translates into the protein MTTHPLRRFSRMVYCMAALFAAVSTAGLAQAPSEEPGLAGTIKEAVGRVKPALVRIHVVDTYYNDGRELKNESSGSGAIIREDGHIITNHHVAGHAKHLKCTFADKTEMEAELVGTDPMTDIAVIRLKGAGDRKFPVVPFGDSSLMRMGDHVLAMGSPLSLSQSVTLGIVSNSEVIMPAWMDGGLSQDGENVGALVRWIGHDADIFPGNSGGPLVNLQGEVIGINEIKMGLGGAIPGNLAREVAEALIATGSVARAWLGLELQPRLKSDTRGTGALVATVVKDSPAEAAGFQPGDRLISLAGTPVDVRFPEQLPDFNRLAAGLAVGAPVAAVVERADAPVELTVTPVPREPYEPKQFEQTQWGITVRDISFMKAREMKRKDSDGVLVTSVRPGGPSSEAKPPLEWEDVLVSIGGAPVKSVKEFMEATEALTKDQTAPIPVLAEFDRKTERLVTVVKVGVRELMDPGREAQKAWLPVETQVLTKDIADSLGVAGRKGFRVTFVYPEAGDTLRPGDLIFSVDGQALTASNPEDSSELETLIRQYSIGGTAELEVRRDGAEVKVPAVLARSPKTAKEMKRYTNETFEFTVRDITLRDRTTERWADTQEGVLVEQVQPGGWAALGTLQPGDLIVEMNGAPSKDVDTAKEIMKGVEEQAQRSLVFKVVRGIRTLFLEMEPRWEKAPEKKAGE
- the folE gene encoding GTP cyclohydrolase I FolE; this encodes MNLERVSQLMRELLVEIGEDPGREGLLKTPMRYAKALQFLTSGYGQRMEDVINNAVFQAESNNMIISRDIEMYSLCEHHMLPFFGRAHVGYIARKKVIGLSKIARIVDFYARRLQIQERLTAQIARAVMDHTQAEGVGVVLECRHLCSMMRGVEKQNSVMTTSTVLGSFHDDEITRHEFMQLLNRDVRY